From a single Carassius gibelio isolate Cgi1373 ecotype wild population from Czech Republic chromosome A18, carGib1.2-hapl.c, whole genome shotgun sequence genomic region:
- the LOC127934417 gene encoding serine/threonine-protein kinase pim-1-like, translated as MFQRPCRVHPLTESQVCDLNTPPNPSSSTEEQHPHESTADAAEGNDQERKVMEKGKKKKKWWRLSSLFGAVKKHLKRSSNPVQGEEELQQEQEQSEGVKNQNQCKDRCSDDYTVRHNLVSDQLCEGGFDAEATRLKDDPELGSPQRLPEEKDLNILANRGPDSHGCDLSTPPNPSSSTEEQHPHESTADAAEGNDQERKVMEKGKKKKKWWRVASFYGAVKKHLKRSSNPVQGEEELKQEQEQQREKVKNQKEQKARCSDVQLFYLVTDFISSHYQLGDLLGEGGFGSVYEARRLEDDLKVAVKYVNKTETYRPSLYIPGYQQLVPLEIALTILANKGPRVPEIIQLLDWKDYNDHFVMILECPSPCETLEDFVGRQGGRLNESLARRVMMQVTKAANVCCQRQVFHRDIKPSNLLINNQTLEVKLIDFGCGDILRTTVYMSYSGTATYVPPEFHIKGKYHGKPATVWSLGVLLFKIVAGYYPSFLDLHMLKLHLWSKTGLSNECCRLLRALLQIKPKNRIQLEEILSHKWFMVTT; from the exons ATGTTTCAGCGACCTTGTCGAGTTCATCCGTTGACGGAGAGTCAGGTGTGTGATCTCAACACCCCCCCAAACCCCAGCAGCAGCACAGAGGAACAACATCCTCATGAGAGCACTGCTGATGCTGCTGAGGGAAACGACCAGGAGAGGAAGGTGATGGAGAaagggaagaagaaaaagaagtggtGGAGGTTGTCTTCTTTGTTTGGAGCTGTGAAGAAACATCTGAAGCGCAGCTCGAACCCAGTTCAGGGTGAAGAAGAGCTGCAGCAAGAGCAAGAGCAGAGTGAGGGAGTGAAGAACCAGAACCAGTGTAAAGACAGATGCAGTGATG ACTACACTGTCAGACACAACCTCGTGAGTGATCAGCTGTGTGAAGGTGGATTTGACGCTGAGGCGACACGTTTGAAGGATGACCCTGAA CTTGGATCTCCACAACGTCTTCCAGAGGAGAAGGACCTCAACATCCTGGCAAATAGAGGCCCAGATAGCCACGGATGTGATCTCAGCACCCCCCCAAACCCCAGCAGCAGCACAGAGGAACAACATCCTCATGAGAGCACTGCTGATGCTGCTGAGGGAAACGACCAGGAGAGGAAGGTGATGGAGAaagggaagaagaaaaagaagtggtGGAGGGTGGCCTCTTTCTACGGAGCTGTGAAGAAACATCTGAAGCGCAGCTCGAACCCAGTTCAGGGTGAAGAAGAGCTGAAGCAAGAGCAagagcagcagagagagaaagtgaagaaCCAGAAAGAACAGAAAGCCAGATGCAGTGATG tgcagTTGTTTTATCTTGTAACAGACTTCATTTCCAGCCACTACCAGCTGGGTGATCTGCTGGGTGAAGGTGGATTTGGTTCTGTGTATGAGGCGAGACGTTTGGAGGATGACCTTAAA GTGGCGGTCAAATATGTTAATAAGACCGAAACCTACAGGCCAAGTTTATACATT CCTGGATATCAGCAACTCGTTCCACTGGAGATCGCCCTCACAATCCTGGCTAATAAAGGTCCCAGAGTGCCAGAGATCATCCAGCTGCTGGACTGGAAGGACTACAATGACCATTTCGTCATGATCCTTGAATGTCCCTCTCCTTGCGAGACTTTGGAAGACTTTGTGGGGCGTCAGGGTGGACGTCTCAACGAGAGCTTAGCACGGCGAGTCATGATGCAGGTGACTAAAGCTGCGAACGTGTGCTGCCAGCGCCAAGTGTTCCACCGTGACATCAAACCGAGCAACCTTCTCATCAACAACCAGACACTTGAAGTCAAACTAATTGACTTTGGGTGTGGGGACATTCTGAGGACAACTGTCTACATGTCATACTCTG GCACAGCAACATACGTCCCTCCTGAGTTTCACATAAAGGGAAAGTACCACGGCAAGCCTGCGACGGTTTGGTCACTGGGGGTTCTGTTATTTAAAATAGTGGCAGGATATTATCCAAGTTTCTTAGATCTGCACATGCTCAAACTGCATCTCTGGTCCAAAACTGGTCTGTCAAATG AATGCTGCAGATTGCTCCGCGCTCTCCTGCAAATAAAGCCAAAGAACCGAATTCAGCTGGAGGAAATCCTTTCCCACAAGTGGTTTATG gTCACCACATAA